In the genome of Notamacropus eugenii isolate mMacEug1 chromosome 5, mMacEug1.pri_v2, whole genome shotgun sequence, one region contains:
- the LOC140508287 gene encoding LOW QUALITY PROTEIN: uncharacterized protein (The sequence of the model RefSeq protein was modified relative to this genomic sequence to represent the inferred CDS: substituted 2 bases at 2 genomic stop codons), whose amino-acid sequence MTQPVGRIPEAVQQLVTFKDVIVDFTEEEWGLLDHSQKELYKEVMLENVQNLLSLDLESRFEENEVTRNLGIFVEKHVLHRLMRDGVWDIKLREIHDTNINKSPKSDCEFVEIGKRVRQSSMLNHCKNMTSGNCSVQSSTSRSKLGFHGRLHSGEKTFECHQCGKVFRRNSNLVAHQRIHTGEKPFECHQCGKAFRDRGSLAKHQRIHMGEKPYECHQCGKAFTTRNNLGAHQRIHTGEKPFQCNHCVKAYKDRSSFVSHQRIHTGEKPFECSQCGMTFKDRSHLAAHQRIHTGEKPYECNQCGKTFKGRSSLVDHQRIHTGEKPFKCHHCGKAFRFRASLTKHRRIHTEERSYECNQCGKSFTTRSKLGAHQRIHTGAKPFECHQCGKTFRDRDSLAQHQRIHMGEKPYECHQCGKAFRRNSHLVVHQRIHTGEKPFECHQCGKAFRHRGTLAKHQRIHTGEKLYKCNRCGKTFKDRSSLADHQRTHTGEKRFECHQCGKAFRKNSHLVAHQRTHTGEKPFECHQCGKTFRHRGTLAKHQKIHTGEKPFECHQCGKSFRDRSSLPKHQRIHAGVKPYVCSQCGKAVTSRNKLGAHQRIHTGEKPFQCNDCVKAYKDRTSFAAHQRIHTGEKPFACSQCGMTFKDRSHLAAHQRIHTGEKPYECNQCGKTFKGRSSLVDHQRIHTGEKPFKCHHCGKAFRFRASLARHRKSQTEERSYECNQCGKSFTTRSKLGAHQRTHTGEKPFECHQCGKAFRDKESLAGHQRIHTGEKSYECSQCGKSFTRNFSLVSHQRIHTGEKPXECNQCGKSFRMNFSLLAHQRIHTGEKPYQCKQCGKTFRYRTSLVDHQRIHTGEKPYECNQCGKAFTPRNKLRAHQRSHTGEKPYECNQCRKAFRYRGGFAAHQRTHTGEKPFECHQCGKAFRDKFHLAVYQRIHTGEKPYECNQCGKAFRYRGGFAAHQRTHNGEKPXECNHCGKAFLRRPNLIMHQRIHSGEKPFECHQYGKTFRTRSSLTAHQRMHCRDTL is encoded by the exons ATGACCCAACCTGTGGGTAGGATCCCTGAGGCCGTGCAG CAGTtggtgacattcaaggatgtTATTGTGGACTTCACTGAGGAGGAGTGGGGCCTCTTGGACCATTCTCAGAAAGAGCTGTAcaaggaggtcatgctggagaatgtccagaaccTGCTGTCCCTGG atTTAGAGAGCAggtttgaagaaaatgaggtgacTAGAAATCTTGGAATTTTTGTGGAAAAACATGTCCTGCACAGATTGATGAGGGATGGTGTCTGGGACATCAAGTTGAGAGAAATCCATGACACTAATATAAATAAAAGTCCCAAGAGTGACTGTGAATTTGTTGAAATTGGAAAGAGAGTCAGACAGTCTAGTATGCTAAATCACTGTAAGAATATGACCTCAGGTAATTGCTCTGTTCAGAGTAGCACTAGCAGGAGCAAACTTGGTTTCCATGGAAGACTACACAGTGGAGAGAAAACTTTTGAAtgtcatcagtgtggaaaggTTTTCAGAAGAAACTCCAATCTTGTTgctcatcagagaatccatactggagagaaaccttttgaatgtcatcagtgtggaaaggctttcagagacagGGGAAGTCTTGCTAaacatcaaagaattcacatgggagaaaaaccttatgaatgtcatcagtgtggaaaggcttttactACCAGGAATAACCTTGGggcccatcagagaatccacactggagagaaaccttttcagTGTAATCATTGTGTAAAGGCTTACAAAGACAGGAGCAGTTTTGtttcacatcagagaatccatactggagagaagccttttgAATGTAGTCAATGTGGAATGACTTTCAAAGACAGGAGTcatcttgctgcacatcagagaatccatactggagagaaaccgtATGAAtgcaatcaatgtggaaagactttcaaagGCAGGAGCAGTCTTGTTgatcatcagagaatccatactggagagaaaccttttaaatgtcatcattgtggaaaggctttcagattcAGGGCCTCTCTTACTAAACATCGGAGAATCCACACTGAAGAGAgatcttatgaatgtaatcaatgtggaaagtctTTCACTACAAGGAGTAAACTTGGGgcccatcagagaattcatactggagcgaaaccttttgaatgtcatcagtgtggaaagactttcagagacAGGGACAGTCTtgctcaacatcagagaattcacatgggagaaaaaccttatgaatgtcatcagtgtggaaaggctttcagaagaaaCTCCCATCTTGTTgttcatcagagaattcatactggagagaaaccttttgaatgtcatcagtgtggaaaagctttcagacACAGGGGCACTCttgctaaacatcagagaatccatactggagagaaactgtATAAATGTAATcgatgtggaaagactttcaaagACAGGAGCAGTCTTGCTGATCATCAGAGAacccatactggagagaaacgttttgaatgtcatcagtgtggaaaggctttcagaaaaaACTCCCATCTTGTTGCTCATCAGAGAacccatactggagagaaaccttttgaatgtcatcAGTGTGGAAAAACTTTCAGACACAGGGGCACTCTTGCTAAACATCAGaaaatccatactggagagaaaccttttgaatgtcatcAGTGTGGAAAGTCTTTCAGAGACAGGAGCAGTCTTCCTAAACATCAAAGAATCCACGCTGGAGTGAAACCTTACGTATGCAGTCAATGTGGAAAGGCTGTCACTTCCCGGAATAAACTTGGggcccatcagagaatccacactggagagaaaccttttcagTGTAATGATTGTGTAAAGGCTTACAAAGACAGGACCAGttttgctgcacatcagagaatccatactggagagaagccttttgCATGTAGTCAATGTGGAATGACTTTCAAAGACAGGAGCcatcttgctgcacatcagagaatccatactggagagaaaccgtATGAAtgcaatcaatgtggaaagactttcaaagGCAGGAGCAGTCTTGTTgatcatcagagaatccatactggagagaaaccttttaaatgtcatcattgtggaaaggctttcagattcAGGGCCTCTCTTGCTAGACATCGGAAAAGCCAGACTGAAGAGAgatcttatgaatgtaatcaatgtggaaagtctTTCACTACAAGGAGTAAACTTGGGGCtcatcagagaactcatactggagagaaaccttttgaatgtcatcaatgtggaaaggctttcagagacaaggaaagtcttgctggacatcagagaatccacactggagagaaatctTATGAATGTAGTCAATGTGGAAAGTCTTTCACAAGAAACTTCAGTCTTGTTtctcatcagagaatccatactggagagaaaccttaagaatgtaatcaatgtggaaagtctttcagaatgaacttcagtcttcttgctcatcagagaatccatactggagagaaaccgtATCAGTGTAaacagtgtggaaagactttcagatacAGGACCAGCCTTGTTgatcatcagagaatccacactggagagaaaccttatgaatgtaatcaatgtggaaaggctttcactcCAAGGAATAAACTTAGGGCCCATCAGAGaagccacactggagagaaaccttatgaatgtaatcaatgtagAAAGGCTTTCAGGTACAGGGGAGGttttgctgcacatcagagaacccacactggagagaaaccttttgaatgtcatcaatgtggaaaggctttcagagacaAGTTCCATCTTGCTGTctatcagagaatccacactggagaaaaaccttatgagtgtaatcaatgtggaaaggctttcaggtaCAGGGGAGGttttgctgcacatcagagaacccacaatggagaaaaaccttaagaatgtaatcattgtggaaaggctttccTGAGGAGACCAAATCTTATTatgcatcagagaatccacagtggagagaaaccttttgaatgtcaccagtatggaaagactttcagaacgAGATCCAGTCTTACAGCACATCAGAGAATGCACTGCAGAGATACCTTATGA